GTGACGGGTTTCGATCTGGTCCGGGAGCAAATCGCCGTCGCCGCGGGGCAGCCCTTGTCCTTCCGCCAGGAGGATGTGAGGCTGCAGGGGTGTTCGATCGAATGCCGGATCAATGCGGAAGATCCGGACAACCTGTTTATGCCGTCCCCCGGGAAGGTTACGGCCTATTTGCCGCCAGGCGGCTTCGGCGTAAGGGTGGACAGCGCCGTCTATACGGGGTGCGTCATTTCGCCGTTTTACGATTCGATGGTAGCGAAGGTCATCGTGTGGGGGAAAGACCGGACGGAAGCGATCGGGCGAATGAAACGGGCGCTCGGCGAATTTGTTGTCGAAGGCGTGGATACGACGATACCGTTTCATCGCAAGCTATTGGATAACGAAAGGTTTGCCAGCGGGGATTTTCAAACCGATTTTCTGGAAAGCGGCCTAATCAGCGGGGAGGATACAGCATGCGATACAACTTCGATGAGCCGTTTGGAACGTTTTGTTCAGACTCAATCAAGTGGAATTTCGTAAAGGACTTTTTCGGCGAAGAAGATCTGCTCCCGATGTGGATTGCGGATATGGACTTTGCAAGCCCGCAGCCGGTCATCGACGCGCTGAGGGAAAGAGCCGCGCAGGGAATTTACGGGTATACCGCGCGGCCTGGCTCGTTATATGAAGCGATTTCCGGCTGGATGATGCGCAGACACGACTGGGCGGTTGAACGCGATTGGATTTGTTACTCGCCCGGCGTCGTAACGGCACTGATCGCATGCGTTCAGACATTTACGAGCCCGGGTGACGGCGTCATCATCCAGCCCCCCGTCTACCCGCCGTTTGCGAAGCTGGTGGAAGGAAACGGGCGGAAGGTCGTCGCAAACCCGCTGATCCATCGCAACGGACGTTATGAAATGGATTTTGCCGATTTGGAGCAAAAAATAAAAGAAACCGGAGCCCGCTTGCTCATTTTGTGCAGCCCGCACAATCCCGTCGGAAGAGTGTGGACCAGGGCGGAGCTGGAGCGGCTGACGGAACTATGCCTGGCGCACGGCGTGCTGATCGTCTCCGATGAAATTCATGCCGACCTCGTTTTCCCGAACCATAAGCATACCCCCCTTGCGGTTGTTTCCGAGAAAGCGGCCGCCAGCTCCATCATCTGTATGGCGCCCAGCAAAACCTTTAATATTCCGGGATTGTCTACTTCTTTTATCATCATTCCCAATCCGGATTTGCGCGAAGCGTTTGATCGCACGCTTCAGGATGCGCATCAGTCCATGACCAATACGTTCGGCATCGTCGCCTCCGAAAGCGCGTACCGGCATGGTGATGAGTGGCTGAGCGAGTGCCTGTCGTATATTCGCGCAAACACCGACTTCGCGATTGCGTTTTTCGAGCGGAATTTGCCGGAAATCCGAACGACGAATCCGGAGGGGACCTTTTTGCTGTGGCTTGATTGCCGAGACTTGGGGATGGATCCGTACAGCCTTGCGCAGTTCATGATCAA
This genomic window from Paenibacillus humicola contains:
- a CDS encoding MalY/PatB family protein; this translates as MRYNFDEPFGTFCSDSIKWNFVKDFFGEEDLLPMWIADMDFASPQPVIDALRERAAQGIYGYTARPGSLYEAISGWMMRRHDWAVERDWICYSPGVVTALIACVQTFTSPGDGVIIQPPVYPPFAKLVEGNGRKVVANPLIHRNGRYEMDFADLEQKIKETGARLLILCSPHNPVGRVWTRAELERLTELCLAHGVLIVSDEIHADLVFPNHKHTPLAVVSEKAAASSIICMAPSKTFNIPGLSTSFIIIPNPDLREAFDRTLQDAHQSMTNTFGIVASESAYRHGDEWLSECLSYIRANTDFAIAFFERNLPEIRTTNPEGTFLLWLDCRDLGMDPYSLAQFMIKEARVALSSGSDFGKEGDGFLRMNLACRRSTLEEGLRRIEKAVKVKISTI